One part of the Sorangiineae bacterium MSr11954 genome encodes these proteins:
- a CDS encoding type VI secretion system baseplate subunit TssF has protein sequence MARFPESALRTLLISAREFAQAHPALAGRLGRPSSEPQVERFRQGLFHLGATLLEQSRRFEGESYRALGELVAPDLSRPFPAATLVELSDASHATHVPAGALVHTPSGCIFTLAAGVDLGPYRAERARLTSEGLSFDLAATAAVPLAHAVGDDLRIYVDGPRESALALVEHVLRHTASVTIELPGAQVRKSVKAAEPYGLRAEDALAPEPDGPPTGAQFLREYFLLPQKFAFFRLPAVRAALRGAGARATVTLRFDAPIPTRGTLGEDDLRVHAVPATNLFRATSEPRTVDPAMSRFPLRVAGFSRERASVYAVTRVAAVRRDGGGPSIVVPPLRRFAAAAAPGEFPYAFSTELVKFRGRPEPDLVVSITSPHGEKPLLEPHVLMVDLLATHRDRAADLRPGDRLEGGPGIPHGARIRSLTPASPYVPAPAGPEFALHALHRGAVPQRDPRASLQRLLLGRLPRQGVDPALVRANLARIRAIEALDVSIASRGAHRGYRATLTLDETSFRGQGDVALFARVLHAVLDAQTSLNRFYECDILCKRSGSTVRWPRSVRS, from the coding sequence ATGGCGAGGTTCCCGGAGAGCGCACTTCGTACCTTGCTGATCTCGGCGCGTGAGTTCGCCCAGGCTCACCCGGCGCTCGCGGGGAGGCTCGGCCGGCCTTCGTCGGAGCCGCAGGTCGAACGCTTTCGCCAGGGGCTCTTTCACCTCGGCGCCACCTTGCTCGAGCAGAGCCGCCGCTTCGAGGGCGAGAGCTACCGCGCGCTGGGCGAGCTGGTCGCGCCAGATTTGAGCCGGCCTTTTCCGGCGGCCACCCTCGTGGAGCTCTCGGACGCGAGCCACGCGACGCACGTGCCGGCGGGAGCCCTCGTCCACACGCCTTCGGGGTGCATCTTCACCCTCGCGGCCGGCGTCGATCTCGGCCCGTACCGCGCCGAGCGGGCGCGGCTCACATCCGAGGGCCTCTCGTTCGATCTCGCGGCCACGGCCGCCGTTCCACTGGCCCACGCGGTGGGCGACGACCTTCGCATCTATGTGGACGGCCCGCGCGAATCCGCGCTCGCGCTGGTCGAGCACGTGCTGAGGCACACGGCGAGTGTCACCATCGAGCTCCCCGGCGCCCAGGTACGAAAGTCGGTGAAGGCCGCCGAGCCGTACGGCCTCCGCGCGGAGGATGCGCTCGCGCCCGAGCCCGACGGTCCGCCCACGGGCGCGCAGTTCCTCCGCGAATATTTCCTCTTGCCGCAAAAGTTCGCCTTCTTCCGGCTCCCCGCGGTACGCGCGGCGCTGCGCGGTGCCGGCGCGCGGGCCACCGTGACCCTCCGCTTCGATGCACCGATCCCGACGCGCGGGACCCTGGGCGAGGACGACCTTCGCGTGCACGCCGTCCCTGCGACCAATTTGTTTCGAGCCACCTCGGAGCCGCGCACCGTCGATCCGGCCATGTCGCGTTTTCCCCTGCGCGTGGCCGGATTTTCGCGCGAGCGCGCGTCGGTGTACGCGGTGACCCGAGTCGCGGCCGTTCGCCGCGACGGTGGAGGGCCCAGCATCGTGGTGCCCCCGCTGCGCCGCTTTGCCGCGGCCGCCGCGCCCGGGGAGTTTCCGTACGCCTTCTCCACGGAGCTCGTGAAGTTTCGCGGCCGCCCCGAGCCCGATCTCGTCGTATCGATCACCAGCCCGCACGGCGAAAAGCCGCTGCTCGAACCGCACGTGCTCATGGTCGATCTCTTGGCCACGCACCGCGATCGCGCCGCGGATCTTCGGCCCGGCGATCGGCTGGAGGGAGGGCCGGGCATCCCGCACGGTGCGCGCATTCGCAGCCTCACCCCCGCGTCCCCGTACGTCCCCGCGCCCGCGGGCCCCGAGTTTGCGCTCCACGCCCTCCACCGCGGCGCGGTGCCGCAACGCGATCCGCGAGCCTCCCTGCAGCGCCTTCTCCTCGGCCGCCTCCCCCGGCAAGGGGTCGATCCCGCGCTCGTTCGCGCCAACCTCGCGCGCATCCGCGCCATCGAGGCCCTCGACGTTTCCATCGCCAGCCGCGGTGCCCATCGCGGCTACCGCGCGACCTTGACCCTCGACGAGACCTCGTTTCGCGGCCAAGGCGACGTGGCGCTCTTCGCCCGCGTCCTGCACGCGGTCCTCGACGCGCAGACGAGCCTCAATCGCTTTTACGAGTGCGATATTCTCTGCAAACGAAGCGGATCGACGGTTCGCTGGCCGCGGAGCGTGCGTTCATGA
- the tssK gene encoding type VI secretion system baseplate subunit TssK → MAQPMLEDPSLNDAFARDAERDDASPNRTSALDKPHWKMGMQLMPHHFQFQDSYHEAFVASHIDALFNHTWGILHVDVDEQAISSGHVSLRELRAILPGGLPIACGTKEAPGAPSRIVHHLEEGESLEVYVGVPHVHPGTQNVDPEEDPTSHRRYTRDSIHVADLQNGTREPVEIGRLRYNVTLLFEHDRLDDFVTLPIARVVRRDGQITFDEAYVPPVLQIRASRPLEEGLRRVLAALLNQQNALESMTARDSTETWRRWTLSVVSSHIATLADIVEQGHEHPHKVYRVLARLYGALSAFTPEREPTCPPFRYRALGETFHFLFDTIVAILDALGAEQYRRIPVHHVDANTYHVELLEPTIFRNEFFLCVVGPDTEMLRTHVPRTFRLAAWHQLAHVRQAAVAGVPLLPLAVPPASLPQKPGTVYFRLDKTSEAFEAVLRSGHLGIDALIPNVTVHLYAVDPRLL, encoded by the coding sequence ATGGCCCAGCCGATGCTCGAAGATCCTTCGTTGAACGACGCTTTCGCCCGCGACGCGGAGCGCGATGACGCCTCCCCGAACCGCACCTCCGCGCTCGATAAGCCGCATTGGAAGATGGGTATGCAGCTGATGCCGCACCACTTCCAATTTCAAGATAGCTACCACGAGGCGTTCGTCGCGTCGCACATCGATGCGTTATTCAATCATACGTGGGGCATCCTTCATGTCGACGTGGACGAGCAGGCCATCTCCTCCGGTCACGTATCCCTTCGCGAGCTGCGCGCCATTTTGCCCGGCGGTCTTCCTATCGCGTGCGGAACCAAGGAGGCGCCCGGGGCCCCGAGCCGCATCGTGCACCATCTCGAGGAAGGGGAGTCGCTCGAGGTCTACGTAGGCGTTCCGCACGTGCACCCGGGGACGCAAAACGTCGACCCCGAGGAGGATCCCACCTCGCACCGAAGGTACACCCGCGACTCCATCCACGTGGCCGATCTCCAGAATGGCACCCGCGAGCCGGTGGAGATAGGCCGCCTTCGATACAATGTCACCCTGCTCTTCGAGCACGACCGCCTCGACGACTTCGTCACCTTGCCCATCGCGCGCGTCGTTCGCAGGGACGGGCAAATCACCTTCGACGAAGCGTACGTCCCCCCGGTCCTCCAAATCCGTGCTTCGCGGCCGCTCGAAGAGGGGCTGCGCAGGGTCCTCGCGGCCCTCTTGAACCAGCAGAACGCGCTGGAGAGCATGACCGCGCGCGATTCGACCGAAACCTGGCGCCGCTGGACCCTCAGCGTGGTGAGCTCCCATATCGCGACCCTCGCCGACATCGTCGAGCAAGGGCACGAGCACCCGCACAAAGTCTATCGCGTCTTGGCCCGCCTCTATGGCGCGCTCTCCGCCTTCACCCCGGAGCGCGAGCCCACCTGTCCGCCGTTTCGCTACCGCGCCTTGGGCGAGACATTCCACTTCCTGTTCGACACCATCGTGGCCATCCTCGACGCGCTCGGCGCCGAGCAATACCGGCGCATCCCGGTCCATCACGTGGACGCGAACACGTACCACGTCGAGCTGCTCGAGCCGACCATCTTCCGCAACGAGTTCTTTCTCTGCGTCGTCGGCCCCGACACCGAAATGCTGCGCACCCACGTCCCGCGCACCTTCCGGCTCGCCGCATGGCACCAGCTGGCGCACGTGCGCCAGGCCGCCGTGGCCGGTGTACCGCTGCTCCCGCTGGCGGTTCCTCCCGCGTCCCTGCCGCAAAAGCCGGGCACCGTGTACTTCCGGCTCGATAAGACGTCCGAAGCCTTCGAGGCGGTTTTGCGGTCCGGGCATTTGGGGATCGACGCGCTCATTCCCAATGTCACCGTCCACCTTTATGCCGTCGATCCGAGGCTCCTGTGA
- a CDS encoding GPW/gp25 family protein — translation MSLFDEIAGTKPRSDGSWQYQREEVRADIEALCQTRMGGVPCDPGYGAVVVTALGASFPDVIERWSETLVASLRRYEPRLREPRVIPTFAEWPKRAVGVRIAGWLVVGNEAVPVQLTATLSLNGFWSVR, via the coding sequence ATGAGCCTCTTCGACGAGATTGCAGGGACGAAGCCGCGCTCGGACGGATCCTGGCAGTACCAGCGGGAGGAAGTCCGCGCCGACATCGAAGCCCTCTGCCAAACCCGCATGGGCGGCGTGCCGTGCGATCCGGGATACGGCGCCGTGGTGGTGACCGCGCTCGGGGCCTCGTTCCCCGACGTGATCGAGCGGTGGAGCGAGACATTGGTCGCGAGCCTTCGCCGTTACGAGCCTCGGCTCCGCGAGCCGCGCGTGATCCCCACGTTCGCCGAGTGGCCCAAACGCGCCGTGGGCGTGCGGATCGCGGGGTGGCTGGTGGTGGGAAATGAAGCGGTCCCGGTGCAGCTCACCGCGACCTTGAGCTTGAACGGGTTCTGGAGCGTGCGCTGA
- a CDS encoding type VI secretion system tube protein Hcp, whose translation MNTKALAYMQAKSSKSGIFLGDDTGVRKGREKWSAVLAVRFRGERAQDTGQKGDTYSATKHEPITVIREWRPSTAQFLEEVWNTNRHIDEVLFEFVRYDASEQEHVFATMKLTNVVVAHVELRFGNTAEWREGSDPEPTLEHIGLVPQAIEFKVKGSGGDAVANYEKNAS comes from the coding sequence ATGAATACGAAGGCGTTGGCGTATATGCAGGCGAAGAGCTCCAAGAGCGGTATCTTCCTGGGGGACGATACGGGGGTCCGCAAAGGCCGTGAAAAGTGGTCGGCGGTCCTGGCGGTGCGATTCCGCGGGGAGCGTGCGCAGGACACCGGTCAAAAAGGGGATACGTACTCCGCCACCAAGCACGAGCCGATCACCGTCATTCGGGAATGGCGGCCTTCGACGGCGCAGTTCCTGGAGGAAGTTTGGAATACCAATCGCCATATCGACGAAGTCCTCTTCGAGTTCGTCCGATACGACGCCAGCGAGCAGGAGCACGTGTTCGCCACCATGAAGCTCACCAACGTCGTCGTGGCCCACGTCGAGCTGCGCTTCGGCAACACGGCGGAGTGGCGCGAGGGGAGCGATCCCGAGCCCACCTTGGAGCATATTGGGTTGGTACCTCAGGCCATCGAGTTCAAGGTGAAGGGCAGCGGGGGCGATGCCGTGGCCAATTACGAGAAGAATGCGTCGTAG
- a CDS encoding type VI secretion system baseplate subunit TssF, producing MLRDLFERESNAMWAGLRRLAQRDPRLERLYGVDVDARVARLVQSGAFVVASALASLETDDQALTRPLVAAALPEALRPRPSSTILERSFREADARDVRGHVISAQVGGVALPFEAVWSAVAAPMQVADVRVDRIHAQRQVLRITFGGLGGVALGGVLPDKLRIYVHVEPRRVALDLLHALRTAGEPILVSGSRPQRARPLESTLPPTVLRWVRVDTDEPPLTSAPVDRFGSGTLLRDLHSFPESFSFLELDVTGVPRTNLATLTLTLPLARVVEEGAALSRENFRLFCTPATNHYAAAIEPIRTVREESEWPLAVAGRPHAEILHVRSMFVEARSDAEGRRPIASWEAPGEPHAFDPDDVYYRLEQSPHAARGELLVSFATLERFFAPAPAGIVEGEVLATDGALTAALGLGDVRSPSHGLTNISRVSPSHRAPLGQNHATRVSAYARMPARELADPVHLTAFVGLHDLSEAQDGQARVRRPQFLQMRRAREHTLSGRTLQWGDAFEVDVGLGACSEGEAWLVGALLARALAERSEAIDFSRLTLVRGGARRRVFAEYAPRPGERLPFPLG from the coding sequence ATGCTTCGGGACCTATTCGAACGGGAGTCGAACGCCATGTGGGCGGGGTTGCGGCGGTTGGCCCAGCGGGATCCACGGCTCGAGCGGCTTTATGGGGTGGACGTCGATGCGCGGGTGGCGCGGCTCGTCCAGTCGGGGGCGTTCGTGGTGGCGTCGGCGCTGGCCAGCTTGGAGACGGATGACCAGGCGCTGACCCGTCCTCTCGTTGCGGCGGCCCTCCCCGAGGCCCTGCGGCCGCGCCCATCCTCGACCATACTCGAACGGTCGTTTCGGGAGGCCGATGCGCGCGATGTACGCGGGCACGTGATTTCGGCCCAGGTGGGCGGGGTGGCGTTGCCGTTCGAGGCCGTGTGGTCCGCGGTCGCTGCGCCCATGCAGGTCGCCGACGTGCGGGTCGACCGCATCCATGCGCAGCGCCAAGTGCTTCGGATCACGTTCGGAGGCCTCGGCGGGGTCGCGCTCGGGGGCGTTCTACCCGATAAATTGCGGATCTACGTGCACGTCGAGCCGCGGAGGGTCGCGCTCGACCTTTTGCATGCGCTGCGCACGGCGGGCGAGCCCATTTTGGTGAGCGGCTCACGGCCCCAGCGCGCCCGGCCCTTGGAGTCGACCCTCCCTCCGACGGTGCTTCGATGGGTCCGCGTCGATACCGACGAGCCCCCGCTCACGTCCGCGCCGGTGGATCGATTCGGATCGGGCACCCTTTTGCGCGATCTGCATTCGTTTCCAGAGAGCTTCTCGTTTCTGGAGCTCGACGTGACCGGGGTGCCGCGCACCAACCTCGCCACCCTCACCCTGACCTTGCCGCTGGCGCGCGTCGTCGAGGAGGGCGCGGCGCTTTCGCGCGAAAATTTTCGGCTCTTTTGCACGCCGGCCACGAACCACTACGCGGCGGCCATCGAGCCGATACGCACGGTGCGTGAGGAGTCGGAGTGGCCGCTCGCGGTCGCGGGCCGCCCGCACGCCGAAATCCTGCACGTGCGCTCGATGTTCGTCGAGGCCCGCTCCGACGCGGAAGGCCGGCGGCCGATCGCCTCGTGGGAAGCCCCGGGCGAGCCCCACGCCTTCGATCCCGACGATGTGTATTACCGCCTCGAGCAGTCACCGCATGCGGCGCGCGGCGAGCTCTTGGTGTCCTTCGCCACGCTCGAGCGGTTCTTTGCGCCGGCGCCGGCCGGGATCGTGGAGGGCGAGGTGCTGGCGACGGATGGAGCGCTCACCGCCGCGTTGGGGCTGGGGGACGTGCGCTCGCCCAGCCACGGGCTCACCAACATTTCGCGCGTATCGCCCTCGCACCGCGCGCCCCTCGGGCAAAATCACGCGACCCGGGTGAGCGCGTATGCGCGGATGCCGGCGAGGGAGCTCGCCGATCCGGTTCACCTCACCGCGTTCGTCGGGCTCCACGATCTCTCGGAGGCGCAAGATGGGCAAGCGCGCGTTCGGCGGCCGCAGTTTCTCCAGATGCGGCGCGCGCGCGAGCATACCTTGTCGGGTCGAACCTTGCAGTGGGGCGACGCCTTCGAGGTCGACGTCGGCCTGGGCGCGTGCAGCGAAGGGGAGGCCTGGCTCGTGGGGGCCCTGCTCGCGCGCGCGCTGGCGGAGCGAAGTGAGGCCATCGATTTTTCGAGGCTCACGTTGGTTCGTGGAGGTGCGCGCCGGCGGGTCTTTGCCGAGTATGCACCGCGCCCGGGGGAGCGTCTCCCATTTCCTCTTGGTTGA
- the tssG gene encoding type VI secretion system baseplate subunit TssG, with protein sequence MSDMAHLVAEARQFPFFALVRLLEHLLGTDIRSEPPAITFEHTADLAFPTHDVASLAWDEGHAQARMAIQCFGLVGTASPMPLEWTEDMQHGDDEGALRAFCDVFHDRAIRVLFDMWKTRTLEGGFDREGRDPLSRGLRALVGVDAWAPEGTKKPLAPMVALGLADHQRGQPQSIDATSAEQLLRRLYPVWNVRLRCNVPRIVALTRREQSRLGSERSRLGIDVFCGHDAEDTEGLVRVHVGPLDGATYASLMPGEELHAELTALTLQLFSVEAELEAKVADGDAPPCRLGAPTGARLGLDTYCTADGASESGAFVDVRVKLDPNAVTRTFVL encoded by the coding sequence ATGAGCGACATGGCCCATCTCGTGGCCGAGGCGCGGCAGTTCCCATTCTTCGCGCTGGTGCGCCTGCTCGAGCACCTGCTCGGCACCGACATTCGCAGCGAACCCCCCGCCATCACCTTCGAGCACACCGCGGATTTGGCGTTCCCGACCCACGACGTCGCCTCGCTCGCATGGGACGAGGGCCACGCGCAGGCCCGCATGGCGATCCAATGCTTTGGCCTGGTGGGGACCGCGTCCCCGATGCCGCTCGAGTGGACGGAGGACATGCAGCACGGGGACGACGAGGGCGCGCTGCGCGCGTTTTGCGACGTCTTCCACGACCGCGCCATCCGTGTGCTCTTCGACATGTGGAAGACCCGCACCCTCGAGGGCGGATTCGATCGCGAGGGGCGCGACCCGCTCAGCCGAGGTTTGCGCGCGCTGGTCGGGGTCGATGCCTGGGCGCCCGAGGGCACGAAGAAGCCGCTCGCGCCCATGGTGGCGTTGGGCCTCGCCGACCATCAGCGCGGCCAGCCGCAGTCCATCGACGCGACGAGCGCCGAGCAGCTGCTGCGCCGCCTTTACCCCGTGTGGAACGTGCGCCTCCGGTGCAACGTCCCTCGCATCGTCGCGCTGACCCGCCGCGAGCAGTCGCGCTTGGGATCCGAACGAAGCCGCCTGGGGATCGATGTGTTTTGCGGCCATGACGCGGAGGACACCGAGGGGCTCGTCCGCGTGCACGTGGGCCCTTTGGATGGCGCCACCTACGCGTCGCTCATGCCGGGCGAAGAGCTGCATGCGGAGCTGACCGCGCTCACCCTCCAGCTCTTTTCGGTCGAGGCCGAGCTCGAGGCCAAGGTCGCCGACGGCGATGCACCACCGTGCCGTCTCGGCGCTCCCACCGGCGCCCGACTCGGCCTGGACACCTATTGCACCGCGGATGGCGCCTCGGAGTCCGGCGCATTCGTCGACGTGCGCGTCAAGCTCGACCCCAACGCCGTGACCCGAACGTTCGTCCTTTGA
- a CDS encoding S8 family serine peptidase, translated as MKRLALFGCFWVIACNSSPRADLPPSEPPDGDRSNALVSTGARPPTPAAEKATTVTLITGDRVRITPLPNGKNALNVEPATGREHIAFYQSQSTHGDIEHATVLPEDAAPLVAAGRLDPRLFDVTALVHQGFDDAHGSSLRYIVTHTRGVQALAASSVLRAKPLASIHGEAVTVDHREVGRFWSTLTATTARTPAAMLAGGVTKVWLDAVVQPVLAESVPQIGGPVAWQRGFTGKGVTVAVLDTGIRAEHPDLKDRIAEVRDFTGTDPAAGDDNGHGTACASIIAGSGAASGGRYKGVAPDAKVLMGRVCDTTGCATSSILAAMEWAAARAPLVSISLGSEDASDGTDPMSQAINALAAQYGTLFIAAAGNAGGSQTISSPGAADAALTVGSMTKQGVMSGFSSRGPRLGDYAIKPDIVAPGSDIVTARAKGTPVGDYAPIDDHYVRLSGTSMATPHVAGAAALLLQQHPDWRAPELKAALMGSTARVRDAGVAAQGAGHVDLARATGQTIRTRATSLGFGVLRYPHQESVTKTVTYQNDGDNAVTLDLASSITHSNGATVPAGLLAVSPQQITVPAHGSADAQVTLRSTIELVGLYSGWLSATTTVRGANEQALVIPIAAFEEEPSYDLTLRLTDRGGNVPQSHDVTMVDLAVNEAQRHISHLFDREGKAVVRVRSGTYDIHAFIGEIDPDGSPRPHTLISQPGIAVTQGDVEVPLDGRQAKPVTVKVDRPASVTATRMVVTSNDGLDVLGIVARDNTRLFATPTKAIRDHGYAFMYSPALAPPPGSADRNAYIYRLGFVERGRIPNQLGYRVRDRELARVETDYFAQGTAVNVQRHEQFIVGDHLAVFFDPRDQALPGRTTEYYSPGHWSHWATWNDGKVDAEYTVSFNEWKAGYRHQDWNRAPIGPAFNTGVVRSETCRLEGGRIAPCLAAGIGMASPSEEGHFGQLSPYNKVTTGTTTLSRDGIVLGTSPKPGSGTFEVAPGAGTYTLRSQATRAAPWSALGTRIDAEWTFRTDPPSGSEPVSVPPLMIVRADLPVDRNSAVRAGKLAFVTLNVEGQPGQPNPKVETIALDVSYDDGQSWQKTQVLVAGRRGYATIQPPRGDGFGSLRIHARDTDGNEVTHTVVRAFKVATRTLDEASSNAEGGSHTGAGSTSNDRGEE; from the coding sequence ATGAAGAGGCTGGCCTTGTTCGGCTGCTTTTGGGTGATTGCTTGCAATTCGTCCCCCCGCGCCGATCTTCCCCCGAGCGAGCCGCCCGACGGCGACCGCTCCAATGCGCTCGTATCCACGGGAGCACGCCCCCCAACACCTGCGGCCGAAAAGGCCACGACGGTCACCCTCATCACGGGAGACCGCGTACGGATAACCCCATTGCCCAATGGGAAAAATGCTCTCAACGTCGAACCGGCGACCGGCCGCGAGCACATTGCTTTTTACCAATCCCAGAGCACGCACGGGGACATCGAGCACGCCACCGTGCTGCCGGAGGACGCCGCGCCGCTGGTGGCCGCGGGCCGGCTCGATCCTCGGCTCTTCGACGTAACCGCGCTCGTGCACCAAGGATTCGACGATGCGCACGGCAGCTCGCTGCGGTACATCGTGACGCACACACGAGGGGTCCAAGCGTTGGCCGCCTCGAGCGTGCTCCGCGCAAAGCCGCTGGCGAGCATTCACGGCGAGGCGGTCACGGTCGACCATCGCGAGGTGGGTCGATTCTGGAGCACCCTCACCGCAACCACGGCGCGAACGCCCGCGGCGATGCTCGCGGGCGGCGTCACCAAGGTCTGGCTCGACGCCGTCGTTCAGCCCGTGCTCGCCGAATCGGTACCTCAAATTGGCGGGCCGGTCGCGTGGCAACGAGGGTTCACGGGTAAGGGCGTAACGGTCGCCGTCCTCGACACCGGGATCCGGGCCGAGCACCCGGATCTCAAAGATCGAATCGCCGAGGTGCGCGACTTTACCGGCACGGATCCCGCGGCCGGCGACGACAATGGTCATGGGACCGCGTGCGCGAGCATCATCGCGGGGAGCGGCGCCGCCTCCGGCGGCCGCTACAAAGGTGTGGCACCGGACGCCAAGGTGCTCATGGGCAGGGTGTGCGACACGACCGGGTGCGCGACATCGAGCATCCTCGCGGCCATGGAGTGGGCGGCGGCTCGGGCTCCCCTCGTCAGCATCAGCCTCGGCAGCGAAGACGCCAGCGATGGCACCGATCCCATGTCGCAAGCCATCAACGCGCTCGCGGCGCAATATGGAACGCTGTTCATCGCGGCCGCGGGCAACGCAGGCGGATCGCAGACGATCAGCTCCCCGGGTGCAGCCGACGCCGCCCTCACCGTCGGGAGCATGACCAAGCAGGGCGTGATGAGCGGCTTCTCGAGCCGCGGGCCGCGCTTGGGCGATTACGCGATCAAACCCGATATCGTCGCGCCGGGCAGCGACATCGTGACGGCGCGCGCCAAGGGCACCCCCGTCGGGGATTACGCGCCCATCGATGACCATTACGTCCGGCTCTCGGGCACCTCGATGGCGACCCCCCACGTCGCAGGCGCGGCGGCGCTCCTGCTCCAGCAGCACCCCGATTGGAGAGCACCGGAGCTCAAAGCCGCGCTGATGGGCAGCACCGCGCGCGTGCGCGATGCGGGCGTCGCCGCGCAAGGCGCAGGGCACGTGGATCTGGCGCGCGCCACCGGGCAAACCATCCGCACGCGCGCCACCAGCCTCGGCTTCGGTGTGCTCCGCTACCCCCATCAAGAGTCCGTTACGAAGACCGTGACGTATCAGAACGACGGAGATAATGCGGTAACGCTCGATCTCGCGTCGAGCATCACGCACTCCAATGGAGCGACGGTCCCCGCAGGCCTCTTGGCCGTGAGCCCGCAGCAAATCACCGTGCCGGCGCACGGCAGCGCCGATGCCCAGGTGACCCTGCGTTCGACCATCGAGCTGGTCGGGCTCTATAGCGGTTGGCTCTCCGCCACCACCACCGTGCGCGGAGCGAACGAGCAAGCGCTGGTGATCCCCATTGCGGCATTCGAAGAAGAGCCATCGTACGATCTCACGCTCCGCCTCACCGACCGCGGCGGCAATGTGCCGCAGTCGCACGATGTCACGATGGTGGACCTCGCCGTCAACGAGGCCCAACGTCACATCAGCCACCTATTCGACCGCGAAGGCAAGGCCGTGGTGCGCGTGCGCTCGGGAACGTACGATATCCACGCGTTCATCGGGGAGATCGATCCCGACGGCTCGCCCAGGCCCCATACCTTGATTTCGCAACCCGGGATCGCCGTCACCCAAGGCGATGTCGAGGTGCCGCTCGACGGGCGGCAAGCAAAACCCGTCACCGTCAAGGTCGATCGACCGGCATCGGTGACCGCCACCCGTATGGTGGTGACCTCCAACGATGGGCTGGACGTGCTGGGCATCGTGGCGCGTGACAACACGAGGCTCTTCGCCACGCCGACCAAGGCCATTCGGGATCATGGTTACGCGTTCATGTACTCGCCCGCGCTGGCCCCTCCCCCGGGCAGCGCCGACCGAAATGCATACATCTATCGACTGGGGTTCGTGGAGCGCGGCCGCATTCCCAATCAGCTCGGCTATCGGGTTCGGGACCGCGAGCTCGCGCGCGTGGAGACCGATTACTTCGCGCAAGGGACGGCCGTGAACGTCCAGCGCCACGAGCAGTTCATCGTCGGGGATCACCTCGCGGTATTCTTCGATCCGCGGGACCAAGCCCTGCCCGGCCGAACCACCGAATACTACAGCCCCGGCCACTGGTCCCATTGGGCCACCTGGAACGACGGCAAGGTCGACGCCGAGTACACGGTGAGCTTCAACGAGTGGAAGGCCGGATACCGTCATCAAGATTGGAATCGCGCGCCGATCGGCCCCGCCTTCAACACGGGCGTCGTTCGCTCCGAGACATGCCGGCTCGAGGGCGGCCGCATCGCCCCTTGCCTGGCGGCAGGCATTGGAATGGCGTCGCCGAGCGAAGAAGGGCACTTCGGCCAGCTGAGCCCCTACAACAAAGTCACCACCGGCACGACCACCCTCTCCCGCGACGGTATCGTCCTCGGAACGTCCCCCAAACCGGGCAGCGGCACGTTCGAAGTCGCGCCGGGCGCGGGAACGTACACCCTCCGCAGCCAAGCCACGCGCGCCGCACCGTGGTCCGCGCTCGGGACACGTATCGACGCGGAATGGACCTTCCGCACCGATCCTCCCTCCGGCTCGGAGCCCGTCAGCGTACCGCCCTTGATGATCGTGCGCGCCGATCTCCCCGTCGACCGGAACAGCGCCGTGCGCGCGGGAAAGCTCGCCTTCGTAACCTTGAATGTCGAAGGGCAGCCCGGCCAACCGAACCCCAAGGTGGAGACCATCGCGCTCGACGTCTCCTACGATGATGGCCAATCCTGGCAGAAGACCCAGGTCCTCGTCGCCGGCCGGCGCGGCTACGCGACGATCCAACCGCCGCGCGGCGATGGTTTCGGCTCACTTCGCATTCACGCGCGCGACACCGACGGCAACGAGGTGACCCACACCGTCGTTCGCGCATTCAAAGTAGCAACGCGGACGCTCGACGAAGCTTCGTCCAACGCGGAGGGCGGCTCGCACACGGGCGCCGGATCGACGTCGAACGATCGCGGCGAAGAGTAG